CTGTATCTGGAGGTACGAGTGTGATAGATTTTGCCGGCGGTACCGGACAGAATTTTAATATAGATAATCTAAATGCCAGAAACGGAGATGCATCCGGGACTCATTTAAGATTCAACAATCCGATTGGAGGGGCATTACAATTCAACCTGCCCACCACAGGTTATAATAACGTCATTGTTAAATTCACCACAAGAAAATCTACACAGGGAGCAGGAACACAGATATGGTCTTATTCTACAGACGGAACTACTTTTGTTCAGTATCAGACGGTGAGCCCTCAAGATGCCAATCCACAGCTGATTACTTTCGATTTTTCTACTGTACAGGGAGCCTCAAACAACCCCAATTTTAAATTAAAAGTTGAATTTACAGCAGCCGGAGGAGGTACCGGAGGCAATAACCGGTTTGATAACTTCACGGTAGACGCCAGTCCTGCAACAGGAACTGATACTACTCCACCCACGGTCACTTATCTCCCTGGCAACAATACAAATAATGTATCAACTGCTGTAAACCCAACCTTAACTTTTAATGAAAACATCAGGTTAATAGATAATTCTGTAATCAATAATGCTAATGCACAAAATATCGTTGATTTCAGGATGGGCAGTGCAGCCGGTACGCAGGTTCCTTTTACTACTACTTTCAGTAATAATATGATTACAATCATTCCGAATTCCGTTTTGGCAGCAGGACAAACCTATTATCTTGCTCTAAAACCTAATACTATTGAGGATTTCAGTGATAATGCGTTAACAGCATCAACGTCTACAACCTTCAGTACCACGGGTACTTCAATTTCACTGGAAAAGAATTTTATTAAAGTGAATGAAAATGCAGGAACTCTTGCATTAAAGATCAATATTACAAATCCATCCACTTCTACGGTCAATCTTGTTGTAAAACCCGCACCATTCAGTACTGCAGACAGCAATGATTTCACATTAGCCAATCAGACCATTAATATTACCCCTTCTACAACCAGTTATACAGTCAATATCCCTATTATTGATGACACTCTTGCTGAACAGCAGGCAGAATATTTTGTAGTAAGTCTTGAAAATCCTGTAGGAGCTACTATTTCCGGTGATAATTCTGCAACAGTATATATTGTAGATAATGATAAGCCGGCTCCGGTACCTTCCGGGCAGATCCAGCTCAACTATGTCGGAAGTTTTGACCCTTCAGGAAATAATAACAGCTCTACCGAAATTGTAGTACATGATCCATCAACGCAAAGGCTATTTACAATCAGTTCCATTACGGATGTTTTTGATATTATTGATTTTAGTAATCCGGCAACACCAGCTGTGATAAAAACTGTAAATATGGCGGCATATGGCGGCATCACAAGTATTGCTGTGAAAAACGGAATTATCGCTGCGGCTTCACCTAATACAGATCCTCAGCAAAATGGATCTGTAGTATTCTTTGATATTAACGGAAATTTCCTGAAACAGGTGACTGTAGGAGCTTTACCAGATATGATAACCTTCACCCCGGACGGAACTAAAGTGGTCACAGCCAATGAAGGAGAGCCTAATGATGCTTATACTGTAGATCCGGAGGGAACAATCAGTATCATTGATATTTCAGGCGGTATCGGAAGTCTTAACCAAAGTAACGTAGCTACTCTTAATTTCAATAATTTTGATTCCCAGCTTGATGCTCTAACAGCTACAGGCCTTAGAAAGGTAAGAACCAATAACACGCTTTCTCAGGATTTGGAGCCTGAATATGTAACCATAAGTGCTGACAGCCAGAAAGCATGGGTAACTCTTCAGGAAAATAACGCTATTGCTGAGGTTAACCTTGCCACAAAAACAATCACAGGAGTGTGGGGACTGGGTAAAAAAGATATGAGCCTTCCGGGCAATGGTTTTGATGCTTCGGATAACAACGGGGAAGTTTTGATTGCCAACTGGCCTGTAAAGGCGTATTATGTTCCGGATGCAGTACAGAACTATAAAGTCGGGAATACCCATTATATTGTAACTGCCAATGAAGGAGATGAAAAAGATCTTTCCGGATACAGTGAAAGAACAACCGTTGGAGCCAACAATTATATTTTAGATCCTGGTATTTTCCCGAATTCAGCAATATTAAAAGCTTCTTATAACCTGGGAAGATTCAGAGTTTCTTCTGCCACCGGAAATACAGACGGGGATGCAGATTTTGAAGAAATGGCTGCTTTAGGAGCCCGCTCGTTCTCGATCTTTAATGCTGATACCCGGCAGATCGTGTACGACAGTGGAGATCAGTTTGAAAGATACATTGCGGACAATCATCCATTAATTTTCAATGCGGATAATGAATCCAATGCTATTAAAAGCAGAAGCCGTGCAAAGGGTCCGGAGCCGGAAGGTGTTGCTTTGGGTACAATTAACGGACAGACTTACGCATTCATTACTTTAGAAAGAACAGGAGGTGTAATGGTTTATAATATTACAGATCCTAACAATCCTACTTTTACGGACTATAAACACTCCCGATCCACCTCAGCATACGGAGGCGACAATGGTCCTGAAGGGATTATTTATATTGCTCCGGAGAATACGACAACCAATAAGGGATATGTGATTATCGCCAACGAAATCAGCGGAACCTTATCTATGTATGAAGTGGCAATGCCTCCTACTTTGGGAACCGGTGAGACTACCTCTGAGCAGGCAACCTTTACTGTATTCCCAAATCCCGTCAACAAAGGAAATATACTTTATTTCAATAGAAAACAGGATTATGAACTGTATGATATGTCCGGAAAACTGATCGGCAAAGAAAAGAATGCTTTAACAGTAGATACGGCTCATCTTTCTACCGGAGTTTATTTTGTAAAAACTTCGGAAGCACAAATAAAAAGAGTAATTGTAAAGTAAAATATATTTAGTTGATTGAAGAGCTCCGGAATATTTCGGAGCTCTTTTTATTGATGGAAAATCTATAAATTAAAAGTAATTCAATTAGAAAATATAATCCGCAGATAAAACGAAATAAAATTTCAAAAACTGTCTGCTTGTTCTATGATTTAATTCTAAAAATTCCTCTTCTTTCTATTTTATTTTTTTATAGAAACCAATCAATTATCAATCTTTAACTAATTATATGCTCTGTTAAGGTTTTATTGAATTAACTTTTGAAAATCAACATCTTAATTTAAATAAAAAAAAAGACAGGTCTTAAAAAGGCCTGTCTTTTAAAAATATCTCAGAAGTAGTTTTTACTCTACGTTGATTACTTTTTCGATTTCCGGAGCATGTTGTTTGATGGTATTTTCAACACCCAATTTCAGGGTTGAAAAATTCAATGAACATCCGGAACAGTTACCTAAAAGTTTCACAAAAACCTGGTTGTCTTTCACATCAATAAGCTCAATGTCACCTCCGTCCTTATTCAAAAACGGTCTGATGCTTTCCAGAGCTTCCATTACTCTTGTTACTGTATCTTCGTGCGTTATGTTTGTTTCCATATTTTTTTCAGTTCAATTCGGTTTTTCAAATTCTATTGAAAGTTATTATTATTTTGCTTTTGGTGAGCATCCAGCCATTGTTGAAATCTTCACAGCTTCAGTTGGAGGAAGACTTTTATTTCTTTCCACCAAGCTTTCTACCATTTTTCTGGCAGTTTCTGTATAGATATCTGCAATTTTAGATCCTTCCTGAAGCGCTGCCGGTCTTCCTACATCTCCTGCTTCTCTGATGCTTTGAATCAACGGAATTTCTCCTAATACAGGAATTCCAAGATCTTCTGCTAAATATTGAGCTCCCTGGTTACCAAAGATATAATATTTATTTTCAGGAAGTTCATCCGGTGTAAAATAAGCCATATTTTCGATCAATCCAAGAACAGGGATATTGATGCTTTCCATCTGGAACATTGCAATACCTTTTCTAACGTCTGCCAAGGCTACATGCTGAGGCGTACTTACAATCACTGCTCCTGTTACAGGTACTTCCTGGATAATTGACAGGTGAATATCACCGGTACCCGGAGGAAGATCTATTAACAGGAAATCCAATTCTCCCCATGCAGCATCTCTGATCATCTGGTTTAATGCTTTTGATGCCATAGGACCTCTCCATACTACCGCCTGATTTGCTCCTGAGAAATATCCTATTGAAAGCATTTTCACACCATAATTCTCAACAGGCTTCATCATGTTTTTCCCATTAACTTCTACAGAAATCGGCTTTTCACCTTCTGTATCAAACATAGTAGGAACAGACGGCCCATAAATATCGGCATCCAATAATCCTACTTTAAAGCCCATTTTAGCTAATGTTACTGCCATATTTGCAGAAACAGTAGACTTACCTACTCCTCCCTTACCGGAAGCAATAGCGATAATATTTTGAATTCCCGGAATTTGTTTTCCTTTGATCTGACTTTGCTGAATTTCACTAGGCTCCGGAGAAACGATTTTAAGTTTTAAATGAACATCTTCTCCAAACTCACTGGCAAAAGCCTGTTTCATGGCAGCCTCCAGTTTTTTCTTTTCATGCATTGCCGGCGAATGAGCAGTCATATCAATATAAACATCATTACCCACAATCTGAAGATTATTCACCAAATCGTCTACTTCTATTTCTTTAAGGAAATCTTGAACCTTTTCTTTCGTCAACATATAAATATAAATTGTTCACAAATTTACGGATTTTTTCGGTAATTTAGAATCAATAAAATCTATAATATCAGGTGATAAATCAGATCGTTAAAAATCTCTTACTTATATATTTTCATCCTGCCTCCTTCCATTATTACAGAAAGCAACTGATAGAAAACCTCATCTTTATCCGTTAAATATGCATTAACAAAAGAAATTTTCACTATTGGATCACTCTATTGCAAATCACAATAGCTAGTTCGCTCTCGACTTTTCCTCAAAATTCACATTACGGCTTTCTCCTTTTATTTTTCTATTTCCAAAAGTATAAGTAACTGATAGATTAAGCCTTCTGGCATCATAATAATTATTATAAGAGTGTATTCCTGTCGTATAATAAATTTTGCCGACACTTTTCCCCTGTTTAAAGATATCGGAAACCATGACATTCATCTGAAGGTTTCTTTCCATCAGACTTATTTTCAGGCCTGATGTAAAACTTCCGGCAAAATCCATATAAACATTCCGTGAATTGGAAGGCAGCCTGAACCAATAATTGAGTATCAGCTGAATGGTTTTACTTTTATTGAGCGATATATTATTCTGAATATCAAAGTCATAACTGCTTCCTTTACGGGATTCGGCATCCGTAGCAAAAACATCCGTGTTCATATAAGAATAATTGGCTGAATAATTGGCTTCCCACTTTTTGAAAAAAGTATCCGAATAATTGAGGGAGACCCCCATACTGTTTTGATTGTAATAGTTTTCAAAAGTACTGATCCTGTTTTCGTTTTTAAGGGTTGCCAGCTGTCCAAATCCTTCCACAGTTCTTTGAAAGTAGGCTGATGCAGACAGTTTGCCTTTATAGATATAGGAAAATTCAATATTATGATTAATTGAAGGTTTCAGAAAAGGGTTTCCTGTGAAATATGAATTAATATTTATATACCAGCGGTAAGGATTGATCGCACGGAATCCGGGTCTGTTGATTCTTTTTGAATAATTCAGGTTAAAAGTATTATTTTCATTGCTTTTATAACTGATATAAGCTGTAGGAAAAAAATTCCCGTAGGAGTTTTCAGTCTGCTGTCCGGAAGTTAAAGAATTTCCGCTAACAACGGAGTATTCATAGCGAAGACCTGCTTTTGCTGACCATTTTTCATTGAAGGATTTTTCGAAACTGATATAAGCGGCATAGTTTTTCTCATTATAATCAAATTCATTGCTTTTCAAAGGATCTGTGACATAACTTCCATTGGTAAGGTTCTGGTAGGCTATTTTCGAGTTATTATCAAAATTAGTGAACTTCACTCCTGTTTCTGTTTTTGCAAACTGATAGGGTAAAGTAAGATCTGCCTGCCCGGAATAAATTTTATAATCTACCATAGACGGGGATTTTACGACGAAACGATCTCCTGAACTCTCTGTTGTTGTAAAATTAATAGTCGTATCGGGTACATTGGAAAAATAATTTCCGGTAATACTCAATTTATTATCCTGTTTCCCGAATTTAAGATCATAATAAGCGCTTGCCGTATGCTGCATGCTTGTCCCCCTGTGTGCGGCATCGGTAAATAGTGTATTTGTGTAACTGCTATTCTGAAAATAGTTAGAAGTATTCACAATATCCATATTGGAATGCCCAAATCCGTAATCATAAATAAAACCTATACTAGACTTGCTTCCCAACTGATAATCAATGCTTAAGTTCGCTCCCAATCCGTCACCGAAATCTCTTCTGTTATCATTGCTTTTAAGCCCGTCAGCACCTTCTATCCAATAGTTTTCGTAGGAATGCTTTGCATATTTGTTCTGTCTCAGTTTTAATGACGAACGAAGCTTTTCGTTCTGATAATTGATGGTCGCACTGTTTGAGGTTCCTGTGTACGTCTGCTGCTGAAGACTCGTTGTAAGACTTCCACTCCATCCAAGATTCTGATTTTTCTTCAGTACGATATTGATAAGACCGCTATTTCCCTGTGCCTCGTATTTTGCAGGCGGAGCGGTGATCACTTCAATTTTTTCTATGTTTTCGGATCTGAGACTTTTCAGATAAGTAACCAGTTCAGCAGGCGAAAGGTTCAGCATCCTGTCATTAATCATTACTGCTACCCCGCTTTTACCAACAATTGAAACTCCTGTATTGTCATCCACTTTCACCAATGGTGTTGTTGCAAGAGCATCTGCCCCATCCATTCCCTGTGAAGCTACAGAGTTGGCAACATTAAAAACAAGCCTGTCTGCTTTTCTTTCAATCAGCTTTTTTCTGGAAGTAAGGGTTACTCCTTCAATTTGTTTTTCTTTCTTTTTCTCTATTAAAAAATCCTGTTTTACTGATCCATTGATCTGTATATCTTTGTTGGATATTTCAACACCGTCCTGGATAAGCTTTATATTATAATTTCCATTTTCAAAAAGTTTCAATGAATAATTTCCCTTTTCGTCTGAAAGGGCAGTCTGTTTTTTTTGATCTTTTATAGCTACCACTTCAACATAGGAAACCCCATTTCCTGTT
This genomic window from Chryseobacterium sp. MEBOG06 contains:
- a CDS encoding NifU family protein, whose amino-acid sequence is METNITHEDTVTRVMEALESIRPFLNKDGGDIELIDVKDNQVFVKLLGNCSGCSLNFSTLKLGVENTIKQHAPEIEKVINVE
- a CDS encoding outer membrane beta-barrel family protein; translation: MKKTLLSVIFLLPVAAFSQSITGRITETGNGVSYVEVVAIKDQKKQTALSDEKGNYSLKLFENGNYNIKLIQDGVEISNKDIQINGSVKQDFLIEKKKEKQIEGVTLTSRKKLIERKADRLVFNVANSVASQGMDGADALATTPLVKVDDNTGVSIVGKSGVAVMINDRMLNLSPAELVTYLKSLRSENIEKIEVITAPPAKYEAQGNSGLINIVLKKNQNLGWSGSLTTSLQQQTYTGTSNSATINYQNEKLRSSLKLRQNKYAKHSYENYWIEGADGLKSNDNRRDFGDGLGANLSIDYQLGSKSSIGFIYDYGFGHSNMDIVNTSNYFQNSSYTNTLFTDAAHRGTSMQHTASAYYDLKFGKQDNKLSITGNYFSNVPDTTINFTTTESSGDRFVVKSPSMVDYKIYSGQADLTLPYQFAKTETGVKFTNFDNNSKIAYQNLTNGSYVTDPLKSNEFDYNEKNYAAYISFEKSFNEKWSAKAGLRYEYSVVSGNSLTSGQQTENSYGNFFPTAYISYKSNENNTFNLNYSKRINRPGFRAINPYRWYININSYFTGNPFLKPSINHNIEFSYIYKGKLSASAYFQRTVEGFGQLATLKNENRISTFENYYNQNSMGVSLNYSDTFFKKWEANYSANYSYMNTDVFATDAESRKGSSYDFDIQNNISLNKSKTIQLILNYWFRLPSNSRNVYMDFAGSFTSGLKISLMERNLQMNVMVSDIFKQGKSVGKIYYTTGIHSYNNYYDARRLNLSVTYTFGNRKIKGESRNVNFEEKSRAN
- a CDS encoding Mrp/NBP35 family ATP-binding protein; this translates as MLTKEKVQDFLKEIEVDDLVNNLQIVGNDVYIDMTAHSPAMHEKKKLEAAMKQAFASEFGEDVHLKLKIVSPEPSEIQQSQIKGKQIPGIQNIIAIASGKGGVGKSTVSANMAVTLAKMGFKVGLLDADIYGPSVPTMFDTEGEKPISVEVNGKNMMKPVENYGVKMLSIGYFSGANQAVVWRGPMASKALNQMIRDAAWGELDFLLIDLPPGTGDIHLSIIQEVPVTGAVIVSTPQHVALADVRKGIAMFQMESINIPVLGLIENMAYFTPDELPENKYYIFGNQGAQYLAEDLGIPVLGEIPLIQSIREAGDVGRPAALQEGSKIADIYTETARKMVESLVERNKSLPPTEAVKISTMAGCSPKAK
- a CDS encoding choice-of-anchor I family protein, coding for MINNYLFKGSVIAAFFFQSGLFGQTFLHYWNFNDNSSATSVTTPSSTLVNGSLMAVSGGTSVIDFAGGTGQNFNIDNLNARNGDASGTHLRFNNPIGGALQFNLPTTGYNNVIVKFTTRKSTQGAGTQIWSYSTDGTTFVQYQTVSPQDANPQLITFDFSTVQGASNNPNFKLKVEFTAAGGGTGGNNRFDNFTVDASPATGTDTTPPTVTYLPGNNTNNVSTAVNPTLTFNENIRLIDNSVINNANAQNIVDFRMGSAAGTQVPFTTTFSNNMITIIPNSVLAAGQTYYLALKPNTIEDFSDNALTASTSTTFSTTGTSISLEKNFIKVNENAGTLALKINITNPSTSTVNLVVKPAPFSTADSNDFTLANQTINITPSTTSYTVNIPIIDDTLAEQQAEYFVVSLENPVGATISGDNSATVYIVDNDKPAPVPSGQIQLNYVGSFDPSGNNNSSTEIVVHDPSTQRLFTISSITDVFDIIDFSNPATPAVIKTVNMAAYGGITSIAVKNGIIAAASPNTDPQQNGSVVFFDINGNFLKQVTVGALPDMITFTPDGTKVVTANEGEPNDAYTVDPEGTISIIDISGGIGSLNQSNVATLNFNNFDSQLDALTATGLRKVRTNNTLSQDLEPEYVTISADSQKAWVTLQENNAIAEVNLATKTITGVWGLGKKDMSLPGNGFDASDNNGEVLIANWPVKAYYVPDAVQNYKVGNTHYIVTANEGDEKDLSGYSERTTVGANNYILDPGIFPNSAILKASYNLGRFRVSSATGNTDGDADFEEMAALGARSFSIFNADTRQIVYDSGDQFERYIADNHPLIFNADNESNAIKSRSRAKGPEPEGVALGTINGQTYAFITLERTGGVMVYNITDPNNPTFTDYKHSRSTSAYGGDNGPEGIIYIAPENTTTNKGYVIIANEISGTLSMYEVAMPPTLGTGETTSEQATFTVFPNPVNKGNILYFNRKQDYELYDMSGKLIGKEKNALTVDTAHLSTGVYFVKTSEAQIKRVIVK